The genomic stretch ctaaaccctagtctacaacccgtaggcattgacaagttaataccttgtcactcgtcactctcagtgacgagcagcgcgcggatccacgcttcttccccgacaaccatgAAGCAtggatcgcgttcttccggcgcAGGTACGAACGCGAACTCGCCgcgtacgacggccctcctcctcctccggcaaggaacaacgccgccggccgccgccgatggtggagcgcgcctggccgcaccctcgagaatgtgcttgcgcacatcgaggacgggaactcccccgtcctagggatgctgccgccggtggcggctaccgtgtcgcgccggcacggtagttcctggatgccgaggaggatggtgccatcctcctcgtcgtctggCTCgaggtcggcgtccaggtccggtgggtcgacgccggccaccgtcaagaTGGAGTGGCCTTCTCCTTCGACCGTCAAGAAGGAACCGGCGTCGCCACCACCGACCAGAggacgcagcagcggcgccctcatcatccgcgaccagccttcctcTCCGCAgcgcgggcggaagaggaagtcgtcgaagaaggaggccgccgcggccACCATCAACATCGCCGCCAacaagctcgccgaggaggaggcgaagcgcgcggaggaagcCGCCGTGGCCGAGGCGATCGTCAGGTCCCTCacggacctggtgcccgccgacaacagcctccccgaggacgccgcactggagtggtccatgcaggactgggagcgccaggaggcggagcagcagcggtggctgTTGGACCTTGCTGCCGCGCGGCAACGCGCCGTCCGCGCCAACGAACGTCGCGCCGAAGCCCGTCGagctgatcaagctcgaggagagcagcgacgacgacatttactggccgacgccgccacgcgccggcgaccctggccagggttcGAGCCACTGGTATGAGGCGGCGCCGCCCCAGGCCGCCGCCAGCTCGAGCGATGACGATGACGGCGCGGACTACAcgaccttctaccgccatttcggcatgtaggaggCCGCTTTTAGTTTAGGTTCATGTTTCCCtgtcgccgaattcaaatatatgtacgaattcggcctatatatgtacgaactcgcctatataagTTAAATATcactaaatttcgcttatgtttgcatGAGTTTCGCCTACTTCTGTTTGAATTCGTCGTATTTTGTCAAAAACTATACATCCGTTCTGGGCTTGCCGCTGGGAAAAATGGGCTCCTCGGGCCAAATTtttctccaatccggacgaaaatttcgtcgaatttgggcgtgggagccccaacgagtgaagatgctctaagggcatctccaaccgggcgacccatcccgcgctcgcgcgtccggatgggtccagccggacaaaaacccggcccagcgcgcggacccatccctaaaacggatgcccgcggcgtccggaacgacgcaaacccggcccaaatcttggccgggtttgcgtggccgcggacgcgaaaggctggtcgctcgcgtccgcccgctgtccgcccctggcccgcgtgtcataggcataaataatatgtttcattaaatagaactcattacaatttttttttagctactacttctatcctaaatacgtacggggccggcggcctcgccggcgactcctcgccggctcgccgtcggggccgtggatttcactcgacgcgggcggcctgtacgcgtgaggattccactccggctttctacgggctgggtggcgcgtcggcggcggcgcgggcgtcggcggcggcgcgggcggcttcgcaggcctcggcagcttggacggagggcatcatcctcctcctttccgccggcgcagctcgggcgcgctcgcgctccgcctccgaggcggaaccatccgcttcccgcatagctcaagctcccgcagggcggcgcgttccacggcggtgcgcgcctccgggcggacgcggccggcttccgggcctcgtggttgcccctgccgccggcgcatgcgctcttgccggccgcgctccgccgacgcagcttcctcccgggcgcgccgctcgggcgacggcatctggatgaggtcacgggctgctcgcatagcgagcagctcgttcttctggccgaggaggtcgcctaagcggtggcggccggcccgccagatgccctcgtgctccttcgtcacgcgcgtgaggtcggcgagacgctcctcgatggcggcgttgatgttcgccagcgcgaggtcctccgcggcgacgggctcctccgcggcgtccgcccctcctccacggccgcgtaccagccgtccggggtctcgtgccagccctccgcggccgcttcccccatctccgcgtcaccggccttctttgccgccgcctcggcagcgacgcggagcgcctcgtcgtcggcgacccaccgcgagtccgcgcgctcctcctcgtccgtccgcgggaacctggcccgggcggcgagggagagcttggcccatgtggaccgaagggtgcgcggcatggcgccggagaaggtggaggggaagagaacggtgatgcggtccgggtgagaccgccgccgtctttatagccggcggtctggcgggaaactagggcgcgagcgcgcgccaatgtcgtttcgcgcgcgcgggaaccttggtgcgcgcgggatctttcccgcgcgttccaccgcccaccatggctgtcccgtcgaggcctgccatggcgcagcgccgcgcagcgaagacgaaccacgtggcgtctctttgggtcgccgcgttgggcgccgcgtgcgacccaaacggacacgcggacgcggggcgctgtccgcgtgtccgggcgggcacgcaaacggcccaaaacggacggcccagcgcgtccgtttgggtcgcccggttggagatgccctaactaccCATGACACCCCAATACATCAGTTGCAAAGGTTTCTTCATTCGCACACTCGAAACATCAGGTGATTTTTCCTCGAGTTGCCAAAGGTTTCTGGAGAGAGCAGCACAGTAACATCTTTTTATCATTTTGACTTGAAGTTTTTGCATTTGTCACGGTCAAGTTATACACAAATATAATCCATTAAGCGAGAAGGGAGTTGGAAGAGTGCATTACTAATTTGGAACGAGTTGGAAGAGTGTATTACTAATTTGGAACGCATGTAGTTGCAGGGACAAAATCACACAAACTTGAAGGACCAATGTTTACAACAAACTAGTTTTTGACCAGGGATGCTTCCAAAAGCTACAATCTTAATAAAGATGGACAATCTTTTATTTCCACTCCAAAAGTAGGACAAACATATCAAGAGTCGAGAATGGGTAAATAATGGCAGAATTCGATTGTTCTTTAGACATCAGATGGTCATTTGAAACCTAAAACCAGAAGTACTGTCCAAAACTTAGAACGCAAACTAATAGTTTTTCCCACATTGTATCAAGCTTCCAGCTCCCAGGAAAAGCCCAAACAGCGCTGCACTGCCAACAGTCGCTTGTCCAATGTGTCTGATCTTCAGCAACCCCGGGATCTGAAACAAAATCACAGTGTTGAGAGCACTCACAAATTtcaatgccatgtttgattgttgGTTAGAAACCAGCTAAACAAACGCAGTGTAAGTAATGAGTTCCACACGGTGAATTATAATCTGGTAAGTTAACATTCTCCCTCTCTTACCAAAAATTTACCTTTTTCCAACATTATGGTGTATAAGCTGAGATTCAGTGCTTTATGTGCAGAacagtactccctctgatccatagtaAGTGTTGGGGTTTTAGTTCAGTAAAACCCCAACACTTACTATGGATCAGAAGGATATTTTTTAAAAAACCTTTGAAATTTCATTTAAACTAAAAGTCGAAAaccccgacacttattatggatcagagggagtagcatatatttaatatttttaaataaacCTTTGAAATTTCGTACAGAGCTACCTATTGATTTTCCCAGACAGTTCAAGGTTAATCACAACATAAGTATAGGACTAGGATATATCATGACTGAGGTGGAAAGGTATAGTGTTATGA from Lolium rigidum isolate FL_2022 chromosome 4, APGP_CSIRO_Lrig_0.1, whole genome shotgun sequence encodes the following:
- the LOC124705680 gene encoding reactive oxygen species modulator 1, with amino-acid sequence MARGDSCLTRVAVGVGVGGAVGGAVGAVYGTYGALRYRIPGLLKIRHIGQATVGSAALFGLFLGAGSLIQCGKNY